A region from the Streptomyces tsukubensis genome encodes:
- a CDS encoding RidA family protein yields the protein MGTQRQAVSSGSPFEAEIGFSRAVRKGDYVVVAGTAPIAADGTTAAPGDVYAQTVRCLDIAEAALEAAGASTADVVRTRIMLTDVTRWREAARAHGERFSEIRPACTFVEVSRFIEPDWLVEIEVDAVLGGAGG from the coding sequence ATGGGAACTCAACGGCAGGCAGTGTCTTCGGGCTCGCCCTTCGAAGCGGAGATCGGATTCTCGCGTGCGGTCCGCAAGGGCGACTACGTCGTGGTGGCCGGTACGGCTCCGATCGCGGCCGACGGGACGACGGCGGCCCCGGGCGACGTGTATGCGCAGACCGTGCGCTGTCTCGATATCGCCGAGGCCGCACTGGAGGCGGCGGGTGCGTCCACGGCCGATGTCGTACGGACGCGGATCATGCTCACGGATGTGACGCGCTGGCGGGAGGCCGCGCGGGCGCACGGGGAGCGGTTCTCGGAGATCCGCCCGGCGTGCACCTTCGTGGAGGTGTCGCGGTTCATCGAGCCGGACTGGCTGGTGGAGATCGAGGTCGACGCGGTCCTCGGCGGAGCCGGGGGCTGA
- a CDS encoding carboxymuconolactone decarboxylase family protein: MNPRVNMAESPVARQLSKTFGAISKTISASGLPRATQELVLIRASQINGCGFCVDMHTKDATAEGETAQRLHLVAVWREATVYTDAERAALELAEQGTRIADAAGGVPDEVWADAAKHYDEEQLSGLVTLIAMINAANRMQVMTQQPAGGYVVGQFG; this comes from the coding sequence ATGAATCCCCGCGTGAACATGGCCGAAAGCCCGGTCGCCCGCCAGCTGTCGAAGACCTTCGGCGCGATCTCGAAGACGATCTCGGCCTCGGGCCTGCCGCGTGCGACGCAGGAACTGGTGCTGATCCGCGCCAGCCAGATCAACGGCTGCGGCTTCTGCGTCGACATGCACACCAAGGACGCGACCGCGGAGGGGGAGACGGCCCAGCGCCTCCACCTGGTCGCGGTCTGGCGGGAGGCGACGGTCTACACCGACGCCGAACGCGCGGCCCTGGAACTGGCCGAGCAGGGCACCCGGATCGCCGACGCGGCCGGCGGAGTGCCGGACGAGGTCTGGGCGGACGCCGCCAAGCACTACGACGAGGAACAGCTCAGCGGTCTGGTGACCCTGATCGCGATGATCAACGCGGCGAACCGGATGCAGGTGATGACGCAGCAGCCCGCGGGCGGCTACGTGGTCGGCCAGTTCGGCTGA
- a CDS encoding sensor histidine kinase: MKRDAAAEPAPPTASGAAGPGNRADAERGARRDDRWLDTLMNVAFLTLLCGALLRFLINHPDSPRLPWVIGLSAALAVLQLAGPRLTPRLSRTGPRRAELLRFGLSVGCWVVVVLLAPSFAWCAVPLIYTGLRALPERGALALVAVLSTLVVYAEWQLRTGIDPNLFLLPPTVAALATGVFLYMRRQADRLRALVDDLIRTRRELAATERREGTLAERQRLSMEIHDTLAQGLSSQQMLLQAAERTWDSDPATARGHVRTAESIAERSLAEARRFVHDLAPADLAEGGGLAQALRALAGRESDGALRVRVLVDGAPAAPLPARVQSELLRIAQGALANVREHAAASLATITLTHLGDQVLLDVADDGRGFPAAELPAATPGPAPAAGSGPVPVTATPGAPPGHRGHGIAAMRARAGRLGGVLTVESTPGEGTVVSAAIPLERK, from the coding sequence ATGAAGCGCGACGCCGCCGCGGAACCGGCCCCGCCGACAGCGTCCGGGGCCGCCGGACCCGGGAACCGGGCCGATGCGGAGCGCGGCGCCCGCCGGGACGACCGGTGGCTCGACACCCTGATGAACGTCGCCTTCCTCACCCTGCTGTGCGGCGCGCTGCTCCGCTTCCTGATCAACCACCCCGACAGCCCGCGGCTGCCCTGGGTGATCGGGTTGAGCGCCGCGCTCGCCGTGCTCCAGCTCGCCGGGCCCCGGCTCACGCCCCGGCTGAGCCGTACCGGGCCGCGCCGGGCCGAGCTGCTGCGGTTCGGGCTGAGCGTCGGCTGCTGGGTGGTGGTGGTCCTGCTGGCGCCCAGTTTCGCCTGGTGCGCCGTCCCGCTGATCTACACCGGGCTGCGGGCCCTGCCCGAGCGCGGCGCGCTCGCGCTCGTCGCCGTACTGAGCACCCTCGTCGTCTACGCGGAGTGGCAGCTGCGCACCGGTATCGACCCCAATCTGTTCCTGCTGCCGCCGACGGTGGCCGCGCTGGCGACCGGGGTCTTCCTCTATATGCGCCGCCAGGCCGACCGGCTGCGGGCCCTGGTCGACGATCTGATCAGGACCCGGCGCGAGCTGGCCGCGACCGAGCGGCGCGAGGGCACCCTCGCGGAGCGCCAGCGGCTGTCGATGGAGATCCACGACACCCTCGCGCAGGGCCTGTCCAGCCAGCAGATGCTGCTGCAGGCGGCGGAGCGGACCTGGGACAGCGATCCGGCGACCGCGCGCGGCCATGTCCGTACCGCCGAGTCCATCGCCGAACGGAGTCTCGCCGAGGCCCGCCGCTTCGTCCACGATCTGGCCCCGGCGGACCTGGCGGAGGGCGGCGGTCTCGCGCAGGCCCTGCGGGCGCTCGCGGGGCGCGAATCCGACGGGGCGCTGCGGGTCCGGGTGCTGGTCGACGGGGCTCCGGCGGCGCCGCTGCCGGCCCGGGTCCAGTCGGAGCTGCTGCGGATCGCGCAGGGCGCGCTGGCGAACGTACGCGAGCATGCGGCGGCGTCCCTGGCCACGATCACCCTGACCCATCTGGGTGATCAGGTCCTTCTGGACGTCGCGGACGACGGCCGGGGCTTTCCGGCCGCGGAGCTGCCCGCCGCCACGCCCGGTCCTGCGCCCGCCGCCGGGTCCGGCCCCGTGCCCGTCACCGCCACGCCCGGTGCCCCGCCCGGGCACCGCGGCCACGGCATCGCCGCGATGCGGGCCCGGGCCGGCCGGCTCGGCGGGGTCCTGACCGTCGAGTCCACCCCCGGCGAAGGCACGGTCGTGTCCGCCGCGATCCCCCTGGAGCGGAAGTGA
- a CDS encoding GlcG/HbpS family heme-binding protein, which produces MKKMSIRARVVAGTVAAVAVSAGTFGAVSASASAPAAESRAAVKADTHNRNLQQTTHLTIDAATKAAQASLDAAERAGQRVTVAVVDRNGNTIVTLRGDGAGPQSYESAEKKAFTAVSWNAPTSELVKRLESTPNLKDIPGTLFLGGGAPVQAKGAPIAGIGVAGAPSGAQDEEFAKAGIAALGR; this is translated from the coding sequence ATGAAGAAGATGTCGATCCGCGCCCGTGTCGTCGCCGGTACCGTCGCCGCCGTCGCGGTCAGCGCCGGGACGTTCGGCGCGGTGTCCGCGAGCGCCTCGGCCCCCGCCGCCGAATCCCGCGCCGCGGTCAAGGCCGACACCCACAACCGCAACCTTCAGCAGACCACGCACCTGACGATCGACGCCGCGACCAAGGCCGCGCAGGCGTCGCTGGACGCCGCCGAGCGCGCCGGGCAGCGGGTCACGGTCGCCGTTGTGGACCGCAACGGCAACACGATCGTCACCCTCCGCGGCGACGGCGCGGGCCCGCAGTCCTACGAGTCGGCCGAGAAGAAGGCGTTCACCGCGGTCTCCTGGAACGCCCCGACCTCCGAGCTGGTCAAGCGGCTGGAGAGCACCCCGAACCTGAAGGACATCCCCGGCACCCTCTTCCTGGGCGGCGGCGCACCGGTCCAGGCCAAGGGCGCCCCCATTGCGGGCATCGGCGTCGCGGGCGCCCCGTCCGGCGCCCAGGACGAGGAGTTCGCAAAGGCGGGCATCGCAGCCCTGGGCCGCTGA
- a CDS encoding type II toxin-antitoxin system VapB family antitoxin, with translation MTVIRIDIDAEVLARALTLSKVRTESEAVQLALVSYISHVGRREGADRSGCHFERARTWGAIEHAERRHESEKRNR, from the coding sequence ATGACCGTGATCCGCATCGACATCGACGCCGAGGTTCTTGCCCGTGCCCTGACCCTGTCGAAGGTCAGGACGGAGAGCGAAGCAGTTCAGCTCGCCCTTGTCAGCTACATCAGCCATGTCGGCCGACGGGAAGGCGCGGACCGCAGCGGCTGCCACTTCGAGCGCGCGCGGACATGGGGCGCGATCGAACACGCGGAACGCCGGCACGAGTCGGAGAAGCGCAACAGATGA
- a CDS encoding response regulator: MTPVRILLCDDHAVVRAGLLALLGSTPDIEVVGEAGSGEEAVAMAAKLLPDVVLMDLQLGAGIDGVEATRRIASAPSMPGVHVLVLTTYDTDADITRAIEAGATGYLLKAERPEELFTAIHSAARGRTTLSAPVATRVMDQLRGAGRPSLTDRETDILGQLARGLGNRDIARALFISEATVKTHLGRIYAKLGVDTRAGAVAVAKERRLLP; the protein is encoded by the coding sequence GTGACCCCTGTACGGATCCTGCTGTGCGACGACCACGCCGTGGTCCGCGCCGGACTGCTCGCCCTGCTCGGCAGCACTCCGGACATCGAAGTCGTCGGGGAGGCGGGCAGCGGCGAGGAGGCCGTCGCGATGGCGGCGAAACTGCTTCCGGACGTCGTCCTGATGGACCTCCAGCTCGGCGCGGGCATCGACGGTGTCGAGGCGACCCGGCGGATCGCGTCCGCGCCGTCGATGCCCGGGGTGCATGTCCTGGTGCTGACGACGTACGACACGGACGCGGACATCACCCGTGCCATCGAGGCGGGCGCGACGGGCTATCTGCTGAAGGCGGAGCGTCCGGAGGAGCTGTTCACCGCGATCCACTCGGCGGCCCGGGGCCGTACGACGCTCTCCGCACCGGTCGCCACCCGGGTCATGGACCAGCTGCGCGGCGCGGGCCGCCCCTCGCTGACGGACCGCGAGACGGACATCCTGGGCCAGCTGGCGCGGGGGCTCGGCAACCGGGACATCGCGCGGGCGCTGTTCATCAGCGAGGCGACGGTGAAAACCCATCTGGGCCGGATCTACGCGAAGCTGGGCGTCGACACCCGGGCGGGCGCGGTGGCGGTGGCGAAGGAGCGGCGGCTGCTGCCGTAG